One window of the Burkholderiales bacterium genome contains the following:
- a CDS encoding transcriptional regulator — translation MNRTERFYRIDQLLSGGRIVPFSTFLERLEVSPATVKRDLEYMR, via the coding sequence CGCACCGAACGCTTCTATCGCATAGATCAGCTTCTGAGCGGCGGCCGCATCGTGCCCTTCTCGACCTTCCTGGAGCGCCTCGAAGTTTCTCCCGCAACGGTCAAGCGCGATCTCGAATACATGCGCAA